The DNA sequence CGCAAGCGCCGGCAGCGCGAACGGCCGCCGCACATCCTGCTGACAACGCCCGAATCGCTGGCGCTGCTGATTTCCTATCCCGATGCCGCCGCCATGCTGGCCGGGGTAAAGACCGTCATCGTCGATGAGATCCACGCCTTTGCGACGACCAAGCGCGGCGACCAGCTGAGCCTGGCCCTGTCCCGCCTGCAGGCGCTGGCGCCCGACATGCGCCGCGTCGGGCTGAGCGCCACCATCGCCGACCCCGAGGCCTATCAGGGCTGGCTGGCGCCCGATGCCGACAGCGCCGCGGTGCGGCTGGTGACGGGCGACCCGGGCGCCGAGCCGGTGGTGGAAATCCTCGTCATCGAGGATCGCATTCCCTGGGCCGGCCACAATGGCCGCTGGGCGGCGCGCGCCGTCATGCGCCGGCTGGAGGCGTCGCGGCTGGCGATCGTTTTCGTCAACACCCGCGCCGTCGCCGAACTGGTGTTCCGCGACCTGTGGGCGGAAAACGACCAGGCGCTGCCGATCGGCATCCACCATGGATCCTTGTCGGCCGAAGCGCGCCGCAAGACCGAAAATGCCATGGCCAGCGGCCGGCTGCGCGCCATCGTCGCCACCGCCAGCCTCGACCTCGGCATCGACTGGGGCGATGTCGACCTTGTCGTCCAGATGGGGGCGCCCAAGGGGTCGTCGCGGCTGCTGCAACGGACCGGCCGCGCCAACCACCGCATGGACGAAGCCAGCCGCGCCATCGTCGTGCCGGGCAATCGCTTCGAATATCTGGAGGCGCTGGCGGCGCAGGATGCGGTGCGCGAGGGCGAGCTCGACGAGGATCGCTTCCGCCCCGGCGGGCTCGATGTGCTCGCCCAGCATATCGTCGCCTGTGCGGCGGCAGCGCCGTTCCAGGCCGATGCACTGTTTGCGGAAATCCGCGGCGCGGCGCCCTATGCCGGGCTGGCGCGGGCGCGCTTCGACGAGGTCATCGCCTTTGTCGCCACCGGCGGTTATTCGCTCAGCGCCTATGACCGTTACCAGCGGTTGAAACAGGGCAAGGACGGCAGCTGGCGGCTGACGCACCCCCGGCTGGCGGCGCAGCACCGGCTCAACGCCGGCACCATCGTCGAGGCGGTGACGATGAACGTCGTCTTCGGCAAGAACGGCCGCAGCGGGCGCCGCTTCGGCCAGGTCGAGGAATGGTTCGGCGGGCAGTTGCGCATCGGCGACAGCTTCATGTTCGCCGGCCAGACGCTGGAAGTGACCGGCTTCGAAGGCCCCGACATCTTCGTCCGCCATGGCCGGGGCGACCCGCGCGTGCCGACCTAT is a window from the Polymorphobacter fuscus genome containing:
- a CDS encoding ligase-associated DNA damage response DEXH box helicase, coding for MSLPPPIAAWFAQRGWHPRRHQLEMVAAARDGSHALLVAPTGAGKTLAGFLATLADLAENPRDGLHTIYVSPLKALAVDVQRNLLTPVTEIGLDIRIETRTGDTPSDRKRRQRERPPHILLTTPESLALLISYPDAAAMLAGVKTVIVDEIHAFATTKRGDQLSLALSRLQALAPDMRRVGLSATIADPEAYQGWLAPDADSAAVRLVTGDPGAEPVVEILVIEDRIPWAGHNGRWAARAVMRRLEASRLAIVFVNTRAVAELVFRDLWAENDQALPIGIHHGSLSAEARRKTENAMASGRLRAIVATASLDLGIDWGDVDLVVQMGAPKGSSRLLQRTGRANHRMDEASRAIVVPGNRFEYLEALAAQDAVREGELDEDRFRPGGLDVLAQHIVACAAAAPFQADALFAEIRGAAPYAGLARARFDEVIAFVATGGYSLSAYDRYQRLKQGKDGSWRLTHPRLAAQHRLNAGTIVEAVTMNVVFGKNGRSGRRFGQVEEWFGGQLRIGDSFMFAGQTLEVTGFEGPDIFVRHGRGDPRVPTYVGGRMPLSTNLAARVRGLFNAPERWAEMPPDVREWLEIQQRRSLLPGLDDLLVETFERDGRWFMVAYGFAGRNAHQTLGMLLTQRMEAAGLQPLGFVGSDYVVAVWSLQQVTDPRPLFSPDVFEEELAEWMAASPFLRRAFREVAIIGGLIERTLPGQHKTGKAMSVSSDLIYDVLRRHEPGHLLLTAAWHDARSKLTDIDRLAALLETAQRNLVLVALDRVSPLAVPVLLEVGRERVAGTADTALLLEASALAAEAMQIDGA